Proteins from a genomic interval of Schistocerca piceifrons isolate TAMUIC-IGC-003096 chromosome 3, iqSchPice1.1, whole genome shotgun sequence:
- the LOC124789068 gene encoding uncharacterized protein LOC124789068 — protein MDNEQQSVSSDTELESGTQSNVSDVVQEVQCENLGAEGQEMLPLPPSDSVDSGNTVPSASTGHGPESGEVSEVQSLRVMFERMLNFQAEFVRVQAERDRERDAKQAERDRERDAKQAERDRERDAEQAERDQRLVAEFAKQAERDRERDAKQAERDRRLHERDLQLMQTLEVMQSEIVSLKQKYETIPKTVQELSERVDSVQVANANIVEEISVLTNRVEQLEIDTTQVIENKVIEQVHKVENEVIKEIDQKVHAAIEARDVGSSADVQDLKRIVHKDIPLWQRSVDRRLAEMELSLRHGEARAYVTPARSNNDRHINTAVKNCDCETEQATNLHVCPSLLVL, from the exons atggataatgagcaacagtcagtaagtagtgataccgagttggaaagtgggacacaaagtaatgttagtgacgtagttcaggaagtacaatgtgagaatctgggggcagaaggacaagaaatgttgccattgccacccagtgattcagttgatagcggaaatactgtgccatccgcaagcactggacacggaccagagagtggtgaggtgtcagaagtgcaatcattaagagttatgttcgagcgcatgctcaatttccaagctgaatttgtacgtgtgcaagcagagcgtgatagagaacgtgatgctaaacaagcagaacgcgatagagaacgtgatgctaaacaagcagaacgcgatagagaacgtgatgctgaacaagcagagcgtgaccagagattggtagctgaatttgccaaacaagcagagcgcgatagagaacgtgatgctaaacaagcagagcgtgaccgacgcctgcatgagagggacttgcagttgatgcaaactttagaagttatgcaaagtgagattgttagtttgaaacaaaaatatgaaaccatacccaaaacggtgcaagaattaagcgaaagagtagatagtgttcaagtggctaacgccaatatagtagaggaaatcagtgtcctgactaatagggtcgaacaactagaaattgacacaactcaagtaattgagaacaaagtgatcgaacaagtgcacaaagtagaaaatgaagtcataaaagaaatagatcagaaagtgcacgccgcaattgaggccagagatgtgggctcaagtgcggatgtgcaagatctaaaaaggatagtgcacaaagacattccgctgtggcagcggagtgtggaccgtcgtcttgccgagatggagcttagcttgcggcatggcgaggcacgggcgtatgtcacgccagccaggtccaacaatgataggcatataaatactgcagtaaaaaattgcgactgcgagacagaacaggcaaccaat ctgcacgtgtgccccagcctCCTCGTCCTCTAG